One window from the genome of Daphnia pulex isolate KAP4 chromosome 9, ASM2113471v1 encodes:
- the LOC124202726 gene encoding speckle-type POZ protein-like, producing the protein MSDHQVKKANVETHMETLPPPYMVSTWCQTKNQITTLDFEWTIKRLAFVESFKDWGEYRSSEFSPEKTGDPKWILHFSDMDPDIKIDLDIPSQKETGSPVRVKIAISNKNREKIFPQQHYLPKQTSLPYCVFQIEKTSLVESNCFVNGQLIIYCEIENLIPTRFVLSGKSSTEANFHKKPFNNSDQLVAHLEELYENMKFSDITVNVRGRKFKAHKNILATRSTVFAAMFEHPTKENLTNQIEVEDVEPDVFNEILRFIYTGRLSESTMGKMSAGILAAADKYLLEQLKIECETQFIHRMSAKNCLELLVITDENHPAFNLKKYAVEFFRRFSGEVMATDEWEKAEQSHPEQCFKMLKELFKSTV; encoded by the coding sequence ATGAGTGACCATCAAGTAAAAAAAGCGAATGTAGAAACACACATGGAAACGTTGCCACCACCATACATGGTATCAACTTGGTGCCAAACGAAGAACCAAATTACTACATTAGATTTTGAGTGGACCATCAAACGACTAGCTTTTGTAGAATCTTTTAAAGACTGGGGAGAGTATCGTTCATCTGAGTTTTCTCCTGAAAAAACCGGTGATCCGAAATGGATTCTGCACTTCTCTGATATGGACCCCGACATAAAAATCGATCTGGATATACCttctcaaaaagaaacaggtaGTCCTGTCAGAGTGAAGATTGCAATTTCGAATAAAAACCGTGAAAAGATTTTCCCGCAACAACACTATTTGCCAAAGCAGACAAGTTTACCTTATTGTGTTTTTCAGATAGAGAAAACATCTCTAGTGGAATCTAATTGTTTCGTAAATGGACAACTTATCATCTACTGTgagattgaaaatttaattccaaCCAGGTTTGTGTTGTCAGGCAAGTCGTCTACAGAAGCAAATTTTCATAAGAAGCCATTCAACAACAGCGATCAACTAGTTGCTCACCTAGAAGAACTCTACGAAAACATGAAGTTTTCTGACATCACCGTGAATGTCCGTGGACGAAAATTTAAAGCTCACAAGAACATTTTGGCAACAAGAAGCACAGTTTTTGCCGCTATGTTTGAACATCCaactaaagaaaatttgacGAACCAAATCGAAGTTGAAGACGTCGAGCCAGACGTGTTCAACGAAATCCTCCGCTTCATCTACACTGGCCGTCTGTCGGAATCAACGATGGGGAAGATGTCTGCTGGAATACTTGCAGCCGCTGATAAATATCTGTTGGAACAGTTAAAAATAGAATGTGAGACTCAATTTATTCATCGAATGTCGGCAAAAAATTGTCTGGAATTACTTGTAATCACCGATGAAAACCATCCAGCGTTTAATTTGAAGAAGTATGCGGtcgaattttttcgtcgtttCTCAGGCGAAGTGATGGCGACGGACGAATGGGAAAAGGCAGAACAAAGTCATCCGGAGCAGTGTTTCAAGATGCTGAAGGAGCTTTTCAAGTCTACTGTTTAA
- the LOC124202727 gene encoding ervatamin-B-like produces MAKSFCVLTLVLICGAINIQASDDVEAAWKKYQDEFPLGVQTKAELGIRKSIFEETHAKITEHNSKTNATYKMDHNAFSVMTEDEQQSFFGALEPVPPSNLPGISSERQLSRVDYRTDSCMPPVRNQGRCGSCWAHSATAVVEFGKCKKQGGKSLDFSEQQIIDCSRANGCSGGWEHEAWQYLASNCGQTDEKSYPYIAKAGDCKFSTRNMTIGAQISSSNPVQWVPAGDTKAMMSILSGKRILSIYMQLPDSFMNYKSGVFNDNNCVPRRAHAMNIVGYGTQNGVNYWVVRNSWGNKWGAAGYVLVRRGVDLCMIERCVRTANII; encoded by the exons atggcaaaaagTTTTTGCGTTCTCACCTTAGTCCTTATTTGTGGGGCAATTAATATCCAAGCTTCCGACGATGTGGAAGCTGCTTGGAAGAAATATCAG GACGAATTCCCGTTAGGAGTTCAAACGAAAGCCGAATTAGGAATACGCAAATCCATCTTTGAAGAAACGCACGCCAAGATTACGGAGCACAACTCTAAAACAAACGCCACTTACAAAATGGACCACAATGCCTTCTCAGTTATG ACTGAAGACGAACAGCAATCTTTTTTCGGAGCACTTGAACCGGTCCCACCTTCCAATTTGCCTGGTATCTCGTCTGAGCGACAACTGAGCAGA gTTGACTACCGTACTGATTCGTGCATGCCGCCGGTAAGGAACCAAGGTAGATGTGGTAGTTGCTGGGCTCATTCCGCCACTGCAGTCGTCGAATTTGgcaaatgtaaaaaacaagGAGGAAAGAGTCTCGACTTCAG CGAGCAGCAGATAATAGACTGCAGCCGGGCTAACGGCTGCTCTGGCGGATGGGAACACGAGGCTTGGCAATACTTGGCTTCCAACTGCGGCCAAACTGACGAAAAATCCTACCCTTACATAGCTAAGGCTGGAGATTGCAAGTTTAGCACACGGAATATGACGATTGGAGCTCAAATTTCCTCTTCAAATCCTGTACAATGGGTTCCAGCAGGAGATACAAAGGCCATGATGAGCATCTTGTCGGGAAAACGAATCCTTTCCATTTATATGCAACTGCCCGATAGTTTCATGAACTACAA AAGTGGAGTTTTTAACGACAACAATTGCGTTCCCAGAAGGGCTCACGCTATGAACATCGTCGGATATGGCACTCAGAATGGCGTTAATTATTGG GTCGTACGTAATTCGTGGGGTAATAAGTGGGGAGCTGCCGGCTACGTTCTTGTCCGACGAGGTGTCGATTTGTGCATGATTGAAAGATGCGTTCGCACTGCTAACATAATTTAA
- the LOC124202728 gene encoding zingipain-2-like, translated as MGKFTFAVVIVMMTLAAGLQASDDLEVAWQEYLANHPLGVQTKAEYGLRKSIFNETHARIKKHNSKKDVTYQLAHNSFSVLTDEEKQSYMGAFKPVRPNEVRGVSSRVLPTTVDYRTNSCMPPVRNQGGCGSCWAHSATAVVEFGKCKKYGGSARDLSEQQLVDCSRDNGCSGGWEHEAWQYLASNGGQMTESSYPYTAVVGTCHLNTSVVAIGAQVSSSSPVEWVGTISGMKTVLASGRILSIYMQLPSSFFNYKSGVFNDASCVENNAHAMNVVGYGTLNGVDYWVVRNSWGSGWGAAGYILVRRGVDLCMIEDYSRTTNIV; from the exons ATGGGTAAATTTACCTTCGCCGTCGTAATTGTGATGATGACACTGGCTGCCGGACTCCAGGCCTCCGATGATTTAGAAGTCGCTTGGCAGGAATATCTG GCTAATCACCCGTTGGGAGTTCAAACTAAAGCCGAATATGGACTGCGCAAATCCATTTTCAACGAAACGCACGCCAGGATTAAGAAGCACAACTCTAAAAAGGACGTCACTTACCAATTGGCTCACAACTCCTTCTCAGTTTTG ACCGATGAAGAGAAACAAAGTTACATGGGTGCTTTCAAACCTGTCCGTCCTAATGAGGTTCGCGGGGTTTCTAGCCGAGTACTGCCCACTACT GTTGATTACCGTACTAATTCCTGCATGCCACCGGTAAGGAACCAAGGTGGATGTGGTAGTTGCTGGGCTCATTCCGCCACTGCAGTGGTTGAATTTGGCAAATGTAAGAAGTACGGCGGATCTGCTCGTGATCTGAG TGAACAGCAATTAGTGGACTGCAGCCGGGATAACGGCTGCTCGGGTGGATGGGAACACGAAGCTTGGCAATATTTGGCATCTAACGGCGGACAAATGACCGAAAGTTCCTACCCTTACACAGCTGTTGTTGGAACATGCCATTTAAATACTTCGGTCGTGGCGATTGGAGCTCAagtttcttcctcttctcctgTGGAATGGGTTGGCACCATTTCTGGTATGAAGACTGTTCTGGCCAGCGGAAGGATCCTTTCCATTTACATGCAGCTGCCTTCAAGCTTCTTTAATTACAA GAGTGGAGTTTTTAATGACGCCAGTTGTGTAGAAAATAATGCTCACGCTATGAATGTTGTTGGTTATGGAACTTTGAATGGTGTCGATTATTGG GTCGTCCGTAATTCATGGGGAAGTGGATGGGGAGCTGCCGGATACATTCTCGTTCGCAGAGGCGTTGACTTGTGCATGATTGAAGACTATTCTCGCACTACCAACATTGTTTAA
- the LOC124202729 gene encoding ervatamin-B-like, translated as MGKFTFVVVIMMALAAGLHASEDLEVAWQDYLSRFPMGVQTKAEYGHRKFLFGETHARIAKHNSNAAAPFKMEHNEFSTMTEDEKQARLGGMKPERPTLLRQISSRQLPTSIDYRTDACLPKVRNQGGCGSCWTFSATAVVEFGKCKKAGGTARDLSEQQLVDCSRVNGCSGGWEHEAWKYLSANGGQATESSYAYTAKNGTCRFSTSTMSIGAKVSSSAYVEWVGTVDKMKTVLASGRILSIYMQLPSTFFNYKSGVFYDTNCVANNAHAMNVVGYGALSGVDYWVVRNSWGSGWGAAGYVLVRRGVDLCMIEYYSRTTNIV; from the exons ATGGGTAAATTTACCTTCGTCGTCGTGATTATGATGGCATTGGCTGCAGGACTCCACGCATCCGAGGATTTGGAAGTCGCTTGGCAAGATTACCtg TCTAGATTCCCGATGGGAGTTCAAACTAAGGCCGAATACGGACACCGCAAATTCCTCTTTGGCGAAACGCATGCCAGGATTGCCAAGCACAACTCTAATGCAGCTGCTCCTTTCAAAATGGAACACAATGAGTTCTCAACTATG ACCGAAGATGAGAAACAAGCTCGTTTGGGTGGTATGAAGCCCGAACGTCCTACTTTGCTTCGCCAAATTTCTAGCCGACAACTGCCCACTTCC ATTGATTACCGTACTGATGCGTGCTTGCCAAAGGTAAGAAACCAAGGCGGATGTGGAAGTTGCTGGACATTCTCTGCCACCGCAGTGGTTGAATTTGGCAAGTGCAAAAAGGCCGGCGGAACTGCTCGCGATCTGAG TGAACAGCAATTGGTGGACTGCAGCCGAGTTAACGGCTGCTCAGGTGGATGGGAACACGAAGCTTGGAAATATTTGTCAGCTAACGGTGGTCAAGCGACCGAAAGCTCCTACGCTTACACAGCtaaaaatggaacatgccgTTTCAGTACTTCGACCATGTCGATCGGTGCtaaagtttcttcttcagcttATGTGGAATGGGTTGGCACCGTTGATAAAATGAAGACTGTTCTGGCCAGCGGAAGGATCCTTTCCATTTACATGCAGCTCCCCTCAACCTTCTTCAACTACAA GAGTGGAGTTTTCTATGACACCAACTGCGTGGCAAATAATGCTCACGCCATGAACGTCGTTGGTTATGGCGCTTTGAGTGGTGTCGATTATTGG GTCGTCCGTAATTCGTGGGGTAGTGGATGGGGAGCTGCCGGATACGTTCTCGTTCGCAGAGGTGTTGACTTGTGCATGATTGAATACTATTCTCGCACTACCAATATTGTTTAa
- the LOC124202891 gene encoding speckle-type POZ protein B-like, translating into MADLSLCDQCHPVGIHKRSWGTLADVDFINGRLKKKTLMESECFVNGNLTINCVIESLIQIIPEKLSKKLAIEADLDEKLFSNSDRLVVAELEELFETTKFSDIIFNVRGRQFKAHKSILVARSKYFDAMFEHPTKENLTNRIEVEDVEPAVFHEILRFIYTGKVSESSMGKMPAGILAVADKYLLEQLKMECETQLTNRMSAENCLGLLLITDEHHPAFHLRKYAVEFFRQFAGEVMAMDDWKKAEQEDLEQFNSMLMDLVKSLV; encoded by the exons ATGGCTGATCTTTCACTTTGCGATCAATGCCATCCGGTCGGCATACATAAACGCAGCTGGGGAACTTTGGCAGATGTCGATTTCATCAATGGGAGA ctgaagaaaaaaacgttgaTGGAATCCGAGTGTTTTGTTAATGGGAATCTTACTATCAACTGTGTGATCGAAagtttaattcaaataattcctGAAAAACTATCAAAGAAGTTGGCTATAGAGGCCGATTTGGATGAGAAACTATTCAGCAACAGCGATCGACTAGTAGTTGCCGAACTGGAAGAACTCTTTGAAACTACGAAATTTTCTGACATCATCTTTAACGTCCGTGGACGTCAATTTAAAGCCCACAAGAGCATTTTGGTCGCAAGAAGTAAATATTTTGACGCGATGTTCGAACATCCaactaaagaaaatttgacGAACCGAATCGAAGTTGAAGACGTCGAGCCGGCCGTGTTTCACGAAATTCTCCGCTTCATCTACACTGGGAAAGTGTCGGAGTCGTCGATGGGGAAGATGCCCGCCGGAATACTTGCGGTTGCCGATAAATATCTGTTGgaacaattaaaaatggaatgtGAAACTCAATTGACCAATCGAATGTCGGCAGAAAATTGCCTGGGATTGCTTTTGATCACCGATGAACACCACCCAGCGTTTCATTTGAGGAAATATGCGGTCGAATTCTTCCGTCAATTTGCAGGCGAAGTGATGGCGATGGACGATTGGAAAAAGGCCGAACAAGAAGATCTCGAACAGTTTAACAGTATGTTGATGGACCTTGTCAAATCCCTTGTATAG
- the LOC124202892 gene encoding speckle-type POZ protein-like yields the protein MSAQQATKEIIPPPNRRVVRCQTLSAKQGDFILQANKEILPTPGSIAWCQTQNEVVQLKFEWTIHQLAFLKTFEKWGDYYSSQFFHEKTPESKWTLRLSDEGANIKISLEMPYPNQLANPVRVKIAISNRKREQIFPQQQCLPQYTKLPCCVFQIAKKSLVESRCFVNGKLTIYCEIESFVLKNPVLSGKSSTVANLDEKPFGNSDQLVAQLTGLFGDLKFSDIAFNVRGRQFKAHKSILASRSKFFTAMFEHPTQENLTNQVEVEDVEPDVFNEILRFIYTGKVSESTMENMPFEIFAVADKYLLDQLKIECETHIIHRMSVENCLELLLNTHEHHPAFHLRQYAVEFFRNFSSEVMATRDWEKAKKDNPEKCFSVLQDLVKSLV from the coding sequence ATGAGCGCCCAACAAGCAACTAAAGAAATTATTCCACCACCAAATAGAAGAGTAGTTCGGTGCCAAACGCTTTCGGCAAAACAAGgtgatttcattttacaggcaaataaagaaattctgCCAACACCAGGTAGCATAGCTTGGTGCCAAACGCAAAACGAAGTTGTTCAATTAAAGTTTGAGTGGACCATTCACCAATTAGCGTTCctaaaaacttttgaaaaatggggAGATTATTATTCGTCTcaattttttcacgaaaaaaccCCTGAGTCGAAGTGGACTCTGCGATTGTCTGACGAGGGAGCCAATATCAAGATCAGCCTGGAAATGCCTTATCCCAATCAATTAGCAAATCCCGTCCGAGTGAAGATTGCCATTTCGAATAGAAAACGCGAACAGATTTTCCCGCAACAACAATGTTTACCGCAATATACAAAATTGCCTTGCTGTGTTTTTCAAATcgcaaaaaaaagtttagtaGAGTCCCGGTGCTTCGTCAATGGGAAACTCACCATCTACTGTGAGATTGAAAGTTTCGTATTGAAAAATCCTGTACTGTCGGGCAAGTCGTCTACAGTGGCTAATTTGGATGAGAAACCATTCGGCAACAGCGACCAACTAGTTGCCCAACTAACAGGACTCTTtggagatttgaaattttccgaCATCGCCTTCAACGTCCGTGGACGCCAATTTAAAGCCCACAAAAGCATTTTGGCCTCAAGAAGTAAATTTTTCACTGCGATGTTTGAGCACCCAACTCAAGAAAATTTGACGAACCAAGTCGAAGTTGAAGATGTTGAGCCGGACGTGTTCAATGAAATCCTCCGCTTCATCTACACTGGAAAAGTGTCGGAGTCGACGATGGAGAACATGCCCTTTGAAATATTTGCGGTTGCGGATAAATATCTATTGgatcaattgaaaattgagTGTGAGACTCATATCATTCATCGAATGTCGGTAGAAAATTGTCTGGAATTACTTTTGAACACCCATGAACATCATCCAGCGTTTCATTTGAGACAGTATGCGGTCGAATTCTTCCGCAATTTCTCCAGCGAAGTGATGGCGACGAGGGATTgggaaaaggccaaaaaagataatcctgaaaaatgtttcagtgTGCTGCAAGATCTTGTCAAATCTCTTGTTTag
- the LOC124202893 gene encoding speckle-type POZ protein B-like translates to MSDQQANKEALPPPGSMICCQTQNQVIQLKFEWTFQHFAFLNSFEKWGDYYDSSEFHHENTTRSRWILRLFGQGNHVKVNLNRPYFNNTNTPLETPVRVTIALLSTKREKIFSQHHSLPRYTQLPFCVYQIEKKVLVESECFVNGKLTIDCEIESFIAQVPVILSGKPSTEAAYIPEKSFSNSDQLVAQLEELYDNMKFSDITVNVRGRRFQAHKNILATRSTVFAAMFEHPTKENLTHQVEIKDVDPAVFGEILRYIYTGRLSESTMRKMSAGILAAADKYLLEQLKMECETQLIHRMSAENCLELLLITDEHHPAFHLKKYAVEFFRRFSGEVMATDEWEKTEKSHPELCLTILKLLVKSLV, encoded by the coding sequence ATGAGCGACCAACAAGCAAATAAAGAAGCTCTGCCCCCACCGGGTAGCATGATTTGTTGCCAAACGCAGAACCAAGTGATTCAATTAAAGTTTGAGTGGACCTTTCAACATTTTGCTTTtctaaattcttttgaaaaatggggAGATTATTATGATTCATCTGAATTTCATCACGAAAACACCACTCGTTCAAGGTGGATTCTGCGGTTGTTCGGCCAGGGCAACCATGTGAAAGTCAACCTGAATAGGCCCTATTTCAACAACACTAATACCCCATTGGAAACTCCTGTCCGAGTGACGATTGCGCTTTTAAGTACAAAACgcgaaaagattttttcgcaACACCACAGTTTACCTCGCTATACTCAATTGCCTTTTTGTGTTTATCAGATCGAGAAAAAAGTATTGGTGGAATCCGAGTGCTTCGTCAATGGGAAACTCACCATCGACTGTGAGATCGAAAGTTTCATTGCACAGGTACCTGTAATTCTATCAGGCAAGCCGTCTACAGAGGCAGCATATATCCCTGAGAAATCTTTCAGCAACAGCGATCAACTGGTTGCTCAACTAGAAGAACTCTACGACAACATGAAGTTTTCTGACATCACCGTGAATGTCCGTGGACGTCGATTTCAAGCccacaaaaacattttggccACAAGAAGCACAGTTTTTGCCGCTATGTTTGAGcacccgacaaaagaaaatttaactcACCAAGTCGAAATTAAAGACGTTGATCCAGCCGTGTTTGGTGAAATCCTCCGCTACATCTACACCGGTCGTCTGTCGGAGTCAACGATGAGGAAGATGTCCGCTGGAATACTTGCAGCCGCCGATAAATATCTGTTGGAACAGTTAAAAATGGAATGTGAAACTCAATTAATTCATCGGATGTCGGCAGAGAATTGTCTAGAATTACTTTTGATCACCGATGAACACCACCCAGCGTTTCATTTGAAGAAGTACGCGGTCGAATTCTTCCGTCGTTTCTCAGGCGAAGTGATGGCGACGGACGAATGggaaaagacagaaaaaagtCATCCGGAGCTATGTCTCACTATCCTGAAGTTGCTTGTCAAGTCTCTTGTTTAg
- the LOC124202895 gene encoding speckle-type POZ protein B-like produces MPPPRSMLRCQTQTVAIQLKYEWPIPQFEKGKGGYSSSQFFHEKDPSTKWFLRLINDGSNLKVNLEMSYPNKQLDNVRVNIGILDKKREKFLPQQHTLSRHAYAPLGVFDIANQMLVESECFVNGKLTFYFEMEYSILKNLALLSKSSTVANLHNKPFNNSDQRIAHLEELYETMKFSDFTINVRGLQFKAHKSILATRSQYFGAMFEHPTKENLTNQVEIEDVEPDVFQEILRYIYTGKVSESKMENMPAGILAVADKYLLEQLKSECETQIIHRMSAENCLELLLNTHEHHPAFYLRKYAVEFFRQFSGEVMATDEWEKAEQGHPELCLTILKELVKSLV; encoded by the coding sequence ATGCCACCACCAAGAAGCATGTTGCGGTGTCAAACGCAGACCGTAGCTATTCAATTAAAGTACGAGTGGCCCATTCCCcagtttgaaaaaggaaaaggaggtTATTCTTCGTCTcaattttttcacgaaaaagaCCCCAGTACAAAATGGTTTCTGCGATTGATTAACGACGGATCCAATTTGAAGGTCAACCTGGAAATGTCTTATCCCAACAAACAATTAGATAACGTCCGAGTGAACATTGGTATTTTGGATAAAAAACGCGAAAAATTTTTGCCACAACAACACACTCTAAGTCGGCATGCATATGCGCCTTTAGGTGTTTTTGACATCGCCAACCAAATGTTGGTGGAATCTGAGTGTTTCGTCAATGGGAAACTCACATTCTACTTTGAGATGGAgtattccattttaaaaaatcttgcaCTTTTAAGCAAGTCGTCTACAGTTGCAAATCTTCATAATAAACCATTCAACAACAGCGATCAACGAATTGCTCATCTAGAAGAACTCTATGAAACGATGAAATTCTCCGACTTTACTATTAACGTCCGTGGACTTCAATTTAAGGCCCACAAGAGCATTTTGGCCACGAGAAGTCAATATTTTGGCGCGATGTTTGAGcacccgacaaaagaaaatttgacgaACCAAGTCGAAATTGAAGACGTCGAGCCGGACGTGTTTCAAGAAATCCTCCGCTACATCTACACTGGGAAAGTGTCGGAGTCAAAGATGGAGAACATGCCCGCCGGAATACTTGCGGTTGCGGATAAATATCTGTTGGAACAGTTAAAATCGGAATGTGAGACTCAAATAATTCATCGAATGTCGGCAGAAAATTGTCTGGAATTACTTTTGAACACTCATGAACACCATCCGGCGTTTTATTTGAGGAAGTACGCGGTCGAATTCTTCCGTCAATTTTCAGGCGAAGTGATGGCGACGGACGAATGGGAAAAGGCCGAGCAAGGTCATCCGGAGCTGTGTCTCACTATCCTGAAGGAGCTTGTCAAATCGCTTGTTTAG